One Streptomyces drozdowiczii DNA segment encodes these proteins:
- a CDS encoding isochorismatase family protein, with protein sequence MTATVLDPNTALIVVDLQKGITALPTAHPSADVIANAATLADAFRAKGLPVVLVRVTGGAPGRNEGPARSGKPAADWAEIVPEMGPAEGDIIVTKQQWGAFYGTDLDLQLRRRGVTQVVVAGIATSIGVESTARSAHEHGYHVTLATDAMTDMSGEAHDNSLQRIFPRLGETGTTDEIVKLLG encoded by the coding sequence ATGACCGCCACCGTCCTCGACCCCAACACCGCGCTGATCGTCGTCGACCTCCAGAAGGGCATCACCGCCCTGCCCACCGCCCACCCCTCCGCCGACGTCATCGCCAACGCGGCGACCCTCGCCGACGCCTTCCGGGCCAAGGGCCTGCCCGTGGTCCTCGTCCGCGTCACCGGCGGCGCCCCCGGCCGCAACGAGGGCCCGGCCCGGTCCGGGAAGCCGGCCGCCGACTGGGCCGAGATCGTGCCCGAGATGGGCCCGGCCGAGGGCGACATCATCGTCACCAAGCAGCAGTGGGGCGCCTTCTACGGCACCGACCTCGACCTCCAGCTGCGCCGCCGGGGCGTCACCCAGGTCGTGGTGGCCGGCATCGCGACCAGCATCGGCGTCGAGTCCACCGCCCGCTCCGCGCACGAGCACGGCTACCACGTCACGCTCGCCACGGACGCGATGACCGACATGAGCGGCGAGGCCCACGACAACAGCCTCCAGCGGATCTTCCCGCGCCTCGGCGAGACCGGCACGACCGACGAGATCGTCAAGCTCCTCGGCTGA
- a CDS encoding MFS transporter produces the protein MLPGAVRAAARPERTAPDPGFSARLTAPLLLGSLLNPLNTTMISTALVAIGHHFSVGAADTAWLISVLYLASAVAQPVLGRLADVLGPRRVFLAGLVVVIASGLVGTFAQGFGQLIVSRLLLGIGTSAAYPAAMAVLRDESARIGRPTPRPVLARLSFAALGSAAVGPTLGGLLVMTAGWRGIFAVNVPVALIALGAALLWIPADPPRARATGGPAPRLGLDPLGIGLFATALTVLVFFLLDLAHPMWWLLAPFAALGAALVWWQLRAPAPFIDLRMLARNGALSRTYLRHGISYLLIYCVMYGYTQWLEEARGYSSGHTGLLMLPMSVAALVCSLLGARTKGIRGPLVLACVLLTAGAGMLFLLSGDAPVAVLLLAGACFGIPQGLIGTSNQAAVQAFAPPASVGSAAGLQRTAQYIGAITASSLIALAYGQSAGDRGLHLMAAVAAVLGVLLIVLTVTDRALRGRT, from the coding sequence GTGCTCCCCGGGGCGGTACGCGCGGCGGCCCGCCCGGAGCGGACGGCGCCCGACCCCGGCTTCAGCGCCCGGCTCACCGCGCCGCTGCTGCTCGGCTCGCTGCTCAACCCGCTGAACACCACGATGATCTCCACCGCGCTGGTGGCGATCGGGCACCACTTCTCCGTCGGCGCCGCCGACACCGCCTGGCTGATCTCCGTCCTCTACCTCGCCAGCGCCGTCGCCCAGCCCGTTCTGGGCCGGCTCGCCGACGTCCTCGGGCCGCGCCGGGTCTTCCTCGCCGGGCTGGTCGTGGTCATCGCCTCCGGCCTGGTCGGCACCTTCGCGCAGGGCTTCGGCCAGCTGATCGTGTCGCGGCTGCTGCTCGGCATCGGTACGTCGGCGGCCTACCCGGCCGCGATGGCGGTGCTGCGCGACGAGTCGGCCCGGATCGGGCGGCCGACCCCGCGCCCGGTGCTGGCCCGGCTCTCCTTCGCCGCGCTCGGCAGCGCGGCGGTCGGGCCCACGCTCGGCGGACTGCTCGTCATGACGGCCGGCTGGCGCGGCATCTTCGCCGTCAACGTGCCCGTGGCGCTGATCGCCCTCGGCGCGGCGCTGCTCTGGATCCCGGCCGACCCGCCGCGCGCCCGGGCGACCGGCGGCCCGGCGCCCCGGCTCGGGCTCGACCCGCTCGGCATCGGCCTGTTCGCGACCGCGCTCACCGTCCTGGTCTTCTTCCTGCTCGACCTCGCGCACCCGATGTGGTGGCTGCTCGCGCCGTTCGCCGCGCTGGGCGCCGCCCTCGTGTGGTGGCAGCTGCGGGCCCCCGCCCCCTTCATCGATCTGCGGATGCTCGCGCGCAACGGCGCGCTCTCCCGTACGTACCTCCGGCACGGCATCAGCTACCTGCTGATCTACTGCGTGATGTACGGATACACGCAGTGGCTGGAGGAGGCCCGGGGCTACTCCTCCGGGCACACCGGACTCCTCATGCTGCCGATGTCCGTCGCCGCGCTGGTGTGCTCGCTGCTCGGCGCCCGTACGAAGGGCATCCGGGGCCCGCTCGTCCTGGCCTGCGTCCTGCTCACCGCCGGGGCCGGAATGCTCTTCCTGCTGTCCGGCGACGCACCGGTCGCCGTGCTGCTGCTCGCCGGTGCCTGCTTCGGCATCCCGCAAGGGCTCATCGGCACCAGCAACCAGGCGGCCGTGCAGGCCTTCGCGCCGCCCGCATCCGTCGGCTCGGCCGCCGGCCTCCAGCGCACCGCCCAGTACATCGGGGCGATCACCGCCTCCAGCCTCATCGCCCTGGCCTACGGACAGTCGGCCGGCGACCGGGGACTGCACCTGATGGCCGCCGTCGCCGCCGTCCTGGGCGTCCTGCTCATCGTCCTCACCGTCACCGACCGCGCCCTGCGCGGGCGTACCTGA
- a CDS encoding MarR family winged helix-turn-helix transcriptional regulator has protein sequence MTQSSGAVPDPTAEEVANQLAAVVGRLLRRLRSSSSESLLTPTQRSVLARLDDGGAATTADLARAEFVRPQSMRLTLGALETQGLVERAPDPADGRKSVMSITDAGRTTLADVRAAKRNWLAEAVAAELDGHERRAVAEAAALIERLVGS, from the coding sequence ATGACGCAATCATCCGGGGCGGTCCCCGACCCCACGGCCGAAGAGGTGGCGAACCAGCTGGCCGCCGTCGTCGGCCGACTGCTGCGGCGGCTGCGTTCCTCCTCGTCGGAGTCGCTGCTGACGCCGACCCAGCGCTCGGTCCTCGCCCGGCTGGACGACGGGGGCGCCGCGACCACCGCGGACCTGGCCCGCGCCGAATTCGTACGCCCGCAGTCCATGCGGCTGACCCTGGGCGCGCTGGAGACGCAGGGTCTTGTCGAGCGGGCGCCGGACCCGGCCGACGGGCGGAAGTCCGTCATGTCGATCACGGACGCCGGGCGCACCACCCTCGCCGACGTCCGGGCCGCCAAGCGGAACTGGCTGGCCGAGGCCGTCGCCGCCGAGCTGGACGGGCACGAGCGGCGGGCGGTCGCCGAGGCCGCGGCCCTCATCGAACGCCTGGTCGGTTCGTGA